A window from Staphylococcus succinus encodes these proteins:
- a CDS encoding MFS transporter, which translates to MVTAKLKPANKKLMKFKEIQEPKLKFKEKLAYGFGDLGNGMMFDMGQIYLLKFFTDILGISPFYGGLVFLVSKIFDAFVDTGVGTMVDNRRNFGKKGKFRPFILYGTIPLALLTVLTFLSPDISYEGKVIWAFATYMLFNMAYSFVNIPYGSLSASMTINAEDRTQLSVFRNLGSQGAMFIAGIVVIPMVNLFPNHATGYPIAVGLLAICGVVFHLICYKGVKERHTVERPKEKGIGRKAFLNLLKNRPFIILAIYTLLTIMALFLQQSSQLYYFQYVLDEPNLVGIVSALNFLVLIPGLLLTTFLSKKVGKKMTAIIGVSGFVVFQFINFFFFADETMTFLVVNSLASLFLVIPNTVTWAFIADVVEYGQWQTGIRSEGIIYSSYSFTRKVSQALAGFLPGLALTVIGYVPNVAQSADTITGLKVLFFVVPATACLIALILFFFAYPLTDHRHKQIVKELAIRDEL; encoded by the coding sequence ATGGTTACAGCAAAGCTAAAACCAGCAAATAAAAAGTTAATGAAATTCAAAGAAATCCAAGAACCCAAATTGAAATTCAAAGAGAAACTCGCATACGGATTTGGAGATTTAGGTAATGGCATGATGTTTGACATGGGTCAAATTTATTTACTTAAATTTTTTACTGATATTTTAGGTATTTCGCCATTTTATGGTGGGTTAGTATTCTTGGTTTCTAAAATATTTGATGCTTTTGTTGATACAGGAGTAGGCACAATGGTAGATAATAGACGCAACTTTGGAAAGAAAGGTAAGTTTCGACCATTTATTTTATATGGAACGATTCCTTTAGCCTTACTTACTGTCTTAACTTTCCTTTCTCCAGATATCAGTTACGAGGGAAAAGTGATATGGGCTTTTGCAACTTACATGTTATTTAATATGGCTTATTCATTTGTTAATATCCCTTATGGTTCATTATCTGCTTCAATGACAATTAATGCAGAGGATCGTACACAATTATCAGTATTTCGTAACTTAGGGTCACAAGGCGCAATGTTTATTGCAGGTATTGTTGTTATTCCTATGGTTAATCTATTTCCAAATCATGCAACAGGGTATCCAATTGCGGTTGGCTTACTTGCAATATGTGGCGTAGTATTTCATTTAATTTGTTATAAAGGTGTGAAAGAGCGTCATACTGTTGAGCGACCTAAAGAAAAAGGAATAGGTCGTAAAGCCTTTTTAAATTTATTGAAAAACAGACCATTTATCATATTGGCAATTTATACACTTTTAACAATCATGGCACTGTTTTTACAACAGTCTTCACAACTATACTATTTCCAATATGTATTAGATGAACCCAATTTAGTAGGTATTGTAAGTGCGTTAAACTTTTTAGTTTTGATTCCAGGGCTATTACTTACAACATTTTTGAGTAAAAAAGTTGGAAAGAAAATGACAGCAATCATTGGTGTTTCTGGGTTTGTAGTATTTCAATTTATTAACTTCTTTTTCTTTGCAGACGAAACTATGACATTTTTAGTTGTAAATTCACTCGCATCACTATTCTTAGTGATACCTAATACAGTGACTTGGGCCTTTATTGCTGATGTCGTTGAATATGGACAATGGCAAACTGGCATAAGGTCAGAAGGTATCATCTATTCTAGTTATAGTTTTACTAGAAAAGTATCACAAGCATTGGCAGGGTTCTTACCAGGACTTGCTTTAACAGTTATCGGTTATGTGCCTAATGTCGCACAATCTGCGGACACAATAACAGGATTAAAAGTATTATTCTTTGTTGTTCCTGCTACGGCATGTCTAATAGCTTTAATTTTATTTTTCTTCGCATATCCTTTAACCGATCATCGTCATAAACAAATTGTTAAAGAGTTGGCAATTAGAGATGAATTATAA
- a CDS encoding helix-turn-helix domain-containing protein, whose product MNEETLEILQMHALQLLGIRLESYESNNIKGIGNCIRTPFTRTTSKQYKDELKHFLKYMNSNKIYHYKNQFGVNFLMFKFKKYKQIYIIGPFIEKRPNERRCYEIMKELNIDYGQFSILKQYLLKIPLCHKLKAQKMCRLAIQFLKKRNNIYDIVKIDFHFHVKKENIASNQVQMDYTLEDIEYRYKLENQLLTAVEYGNVDEAIATFHKMSVSLVGLSRVKDDLSNERYKAYLINTLCRKAIEKVGVGLLQIDEISTSFASRIDQAKDIVTLDELMASTIIAYSKLAMKAKFNDFSPKLSKAIQYIERNLNSVLTLNKLAEHVELAPSYLSRIFNQELHKSISQYITELRIEKGRDLLVRTNMTIAEVACYVGFREQSYFSQCFKKQYGKSPLKFRTEHKVFY is encoded by the coding sequence ATGAATGAAGAGACGTTGGAGATTTTACAAATGCATGCACTTCAACTATTAGGAATTCGGCTAGAAAGTTATGAAAGCAATAATATTAAAGGCATAGGTAATTGCATTAGGACACCGTTTACAAGGACAACAAGCAAACAATACAAAGATGAGTTGAAGCATTTCTTAAAGTATATGAATAGTAATAAAATTTATCATTATAAGAACCAATTTGGCGTGAATTTTTTAATGTTCAAGTTTAAAAAGTATAAACAAATTTATATTATAGGTCCCTTTATAGAAAAGCGTCCAAATGAGCGCCGCTGTTATGAAATTATGAAAGAATTAAATATTGACTATGGCCAGTTTTCAATTTTAAAACAATACTTACTAAAAATTCCCTTATGTCATAAGCTTAAAGCTCAAAAAATGTGTCGATTAGCCATTCAATTTTTGAAGAAAAGAAATAATATTTATGATATTGTAAAAATTGATTTTCATTTTCATGTAAAGAAAGAAAATATTGCGTCTAACCAAGTTCAAATGGATTATACATTAGAAGATATTGAATATCGTTATAAATTGGAAAATCAACTCCTTACAGCAGTAGAATATGGAAACGTTGATGAAGCAATAGCAACATTCCATAAGATGTCTGTATCTCTGGTAGGACTAAGTCGAGTCAAAGATGACTTATCAAATGAACGCTATAAAGCATACTTGATTAATACATTATGTAGAAAAGCTATAGAAAAAGTAGGAGTGGGTCTGTTACAAATTGATGAAATTTCTACAAGTTTTGCTTCACGTATTGATCAAGCTAAAGACATAGTAACGTTAGATGAATTAATGGCTTCAACAATTATAGCTTATTCAAAATTAGCAATGAAGGCAAAATTCAATGATTTCAGTCCCAAATTAAGTAAAGCAATTCAATATATAGAGCGTAATTTAAATAGTGTTCTCACACTAAATAAACTTGCTGAACATGTTGAACTTGCTCCAAGTTATTTATCTAGAATATTTAATCAAGAACTACATAAATCAATTTCTCAATATATTACAGAATTACGAATCGAAAAAGGTCGAGATCTTCTGGTTAGAACAAACATGACGATTGCTGAAGTTGCCTGTTATGTAGGATTTAGAGAACAAAGCTACTTCTCACAATGCTTTAAAAAGCAATATGGTAAGTCACCTTTGAAGTTTCGGACGGAACATAAAGTATTTTATTAA
- a CDS encoding membrane protein, whose amino-acid sequence MKRILLIASAFIGVIVGAGFASGQEVLQYFTSFGLMGTIGAIITTALFAYVGMMLVWLGSKSKTDSHKEVIHQITGASTFGKLLGWIIDLVIIFTLFGVGVVMIAGAGSNLNQQFGLPPIIGTLLMTVLIILAGMLKVEGVVKVIGNITPFLIIFILIISFYSFLSTDTPISQLNDLSNAKPSSLPNWFVAGINYASFNTAVGASMAIVMGGSEKNTKVAATGGLVGGIALGVMIVLSHLAIFKQIDVVGDMEMPMLGIVNHISPILGIIMAIVIFGMIFNTGLGMFYAFATRFTVVDTVRFKIFYTSAVIIGLLLSFVGFTDLVAIFYPLIGYLGLVLILVLFYAPFKLKFGKKTL is encoded by the coding sequence ATGAAAAGAATTTTATTAATCGCAAGTGCTTTTATCGGGGTTATCGTAGGTGCGGGATTTGCTTCAGGTCAAGAAGTTTTACAGTATTTTACGAGTTTTGGATTAATGGGAACGATAGGTGCAATTATAACAACGGCGTTATTTGCTTATGTAGGTATGATGCTCGTCTGGTTAGGGAGTAAATCAAAAACAGATTCCCATAAAGAAGTTATACACCAAATTACGGGCGCTTCTACGTTTGGAAAATTACTTGGATGGATTATTGATTTAGTGATTATTTTTACGCTTTTTGGTGTAGGTGTTGTAATGATTGCAGGTGCAGGGTCAAACTTAAATCAACAGTTCGGGTTACCACCTATTATTGGAACACTCTTAATGACAGTACTCATTATTTTGGCAGGCATGTTAAAGGTTGAAGGAGTAGTCAAAGTGATTGGAAATATAACACCTTTTCTAATCATATTTATTTTGATTATTTCTTTTTATAGTTTTCTTTCAACAGATACGCCGATATCTCAATTGAATGACTTATCTAATGCGAAACCATCATCTTTACCTAACTGGTTTGTTGCAGGTATTAATTATGCATCATTTAATACTGCAGTAGGTGCTTCTATGGCAATTGTCATGGGAGGATCAGAAAAAAACACCAAGGTAGCAGCTACAGGTGGTTTAGTTGGTGGCATTGCTCTAGGCGTTATGATCGTATTAAGTCACTTAGCTATTTTCAAACAAATAGATGTTGTTGGGGATATGGAAATGCCGATGTTAGGAATTGTAAATCATATTTCTCCAATACTTGGAATTATAATGGCAATTGTTATCTTTGGTATGATTTTTAACACAGGTTTAGGGATGTTTTATGCATTTGCTACGCGTTTTACAGTTGTAGATACAGTACGCTTTAAAATATTTTACACTAGTGCTGTGATTATAGGATTATTATTGAGCTTTGTTGGATTCACAGATTTAGTTGCTATTTTTTATCCATTAATTGGTTATCTTGGCCTAGTCTTAATCTTAGTGTTATTCTATGCACCATTTAAATTAAAATTTGGTAAAAAAACATTATAA